AAAGGTTTTTACAATGAGTTCAGGCTCATTTTACACAGCCCACCTTGGTCGCGAATTAGTAAATTGGCATTTCTTTCTCTAGCTGTCACTCAGCCCTGGTCAATCAAAGCGTTGAACTCTAAGAGAGAGCATCTTGATCTAATCCTTGCTCAATAAGGTTGTAATCCACCGGACGGTCCGGGATGCAGTGCCTTTCGAAGCACACAAGCATGGCCTACATGCTGCAACGGGACCATAATGTAGTCTGTATCTCGACCACGGCAAACGATATGAGAAAGACGATCAAGTCAGTACAGGCAGGATTGTACTCCGTAGTGTACTCCGTAGTAACCAAATACCCGCAGAGTCCGGGCCCGGCCTTGGACTCAGAAGATGTTCGTCTGTTAATGTGGAGCCCGTTATTCAGAGTTCGTGCTCTTTAATCAATTTGACTTCATTACCTCTCTGAGTCAAACTCTCCTTGGTGATTGGCCTTGGCTCTCAACTTTACCGGACCGCCGGGCTCGGTCGGCACCTTTTGCCTTGGAATACGGCATGTACGGATATATAGCTTCTATAGTCGCCACGCCTTAATAACCCGGTCTTAGAAAAAAGCACATCTCCAGTCACTCCTTTGATTACCTAGTCATTCTTTTTTCCACAACTTCTCTTTGCCATGCGTTCTCACCTTTTGTCGCTGTGCGCTTTCAGCGCCACATTAATTAGTGCCGCTCCCTCCGGCCTCGGCTGTTATGACGAGTCCGCCTTCAAACCCGAGGACATCATCCAACGCGACGTTCTCGTTATCGGAGGTGGAGCTACCGGAACCTACGCCGCCGTCCGTCTTCGGGACCAGAACAAGACCGTCGCCGTCGTAGAGCGCGCCGACAAACTCGGAGGCCACGTTAACACCTTCCGCGACACCGCGACCGGCGCACCTATCGATTACGGCGTGCAGGCATTCATTCAGAATGACCAGACAACACAGTTCTTCGAGCGCTTCAACGTCCAGCTGAACGCCTCCGCTCTGTCTCCTTTCCCGAGCAAGATTGTCGACTTCAAGACCGGTTTCGTCGTCCCCAACGCCACGGCCGTCGACCCCAATACCCTCGTCGGGCCCCTGGCGAACTACCTTTTCGCCACTCTCAACTTTGACTTCTTGGCTGAAGGCGCCTACGATATCCCCGAGAACGTTCCTGAGGATCTTCTTCTGCCCTTTGGCCAATTCGTCCAGAAGTACAACCTGACCGAGGTTGTCCAAGTCGTCTGGATCTTCGCCCACGGTGTTGGCAACCTTCTCGAGACCCCAACTCTGTATGTCTTGCAGAACTTTGGCCAGCCCCATCTCCTCGGTCTCTCCAGCGGCTACCTGTACGCCCCTGGTGGCAACCAGCAGGTGTACGACAAGGCCGGCGCTTTCCTCGGAAACGACGTCCTGTACTCCAGCACTGTCGTTGCCTCCAAGCGCTCTGATGATGGCGTCAAGGCCGTCGTTGCCACCTCCACGGGCCGCAAGCTCATCAAGGCCAAGAAGCTCCTGATCACCATCCCTCCTACCATCCAGAACCTCGCGCCCTTCGACCTCGACGACTCTGAGACTTCCGTCTTCAACCAGTGGGAGAATGTCCCCTACTACGTTGGTGTCGTCTCTGACTCCGGTCTTCCTGACCTAACCAACTTCCTCAACGTCGATATTACCGCCCCTGATGCCCTTCCCTCCAAGCCCTTCGTCTGGCGCCTGGAGACCGTCGGCGTTCCCGGCTACCAGACCGTCAAGGTCATCGGTGAGGCTGACTCTACCAAGGCCCAGGGCTTGGTCACCGATGCCGTTCGTAAGGTCGGAGCCTCTTCCAACAGCACCTCTGCGACTGGCGGCGAGTTTGCCGCTTGGGAGGAGCACTCCAACCTCCAGCTTCACGTTTCTACGGAGGCTGTCAAGGCCGGCTTCTACCGCGACTTGTACGCTCTTCAGGGAAAGAGAAGCACATACTACACCGGCAACGCTTGGTGCTCTGACTACTCTCCTCTGCTTTGGCAGTTCACTGAGAAGAGAATTCTCCCCTCCCTGTAAAGGAGATTTTGTTCATAGAACagcgtaattagtaatttgaCATACCACTGCTGCGAACATCTTTCTTGGTCTGGTCAAACCAACGAACCTCTATCATTCATCTTTAGTGCTATCACCCACTGAGCCTTGACACCTGAATAACTTACAGTTTGAGTGACTACTTAGTCTCCAAGAAGAATGTTCTTTGGCTCATGGCTCTTAATGTCACACCGCGATATTATATACGTGAATGGATGCTAGTACGGACATGTGACTAAAAGTTGGCCTCCTGCCATGTTTCTCCGCACGAGTTTCGAATTGAGTAATTAGAGCAGCGCCCCTATAGTATACTCCATTGAGCTCACAGAGATACAAATAGGTCCCTGTCAAACCAGCCTTGAGGACAGGTGCAAGGTCTGAAATCTTCCCGTCAaaagtttaaaatagcttttttcgTCCTGCTTCTTCAATGTTCAATTAGTTTTCAAATCTAACAAGAATGCTCAGTGGAGTTGACCTGATACTCTACTCGTAAGAAAGAACTCAAGATTTGGTCTTATGGTATGCGAATATTGTTGTCCAGGTCCTCTGGTTTATATTGGCATTGCAAAACTGACCGAACGTTAGACATAGAATGGCCCTCAAAAAGGGGTGCCCCGTTTATGGATGAGCATCAGATATATGTACACATTAGGGCAAATGAATATATCGGCCAGCTAGTTGACTCTAATGTTTCTAACAAAATGTGCAGTCATAAGATCTTCTATCCTGCTCAACATCGGTTAGTCGCATTCTCCCATGTTTCTGGCCCCGGCGATCCTTCACCAACAGGGgatttagtttagtaatccATTCACACACGAGTACCGGAGCTTTTTAGTCAACGTGCTCCAGGAATTGCGATTTTGAGGTGGATCAGCTAGAGGGTAGCATTATTGATCTAAATCTAGGCTCTCGTCGCTGATTATCGTCTTCGTGAAATGGGAATTTGTGCACATTGCCTAGGTAGGGCACTTATGTCGTAGTCACGGTGACCTGGTCGTTCTAGTACACCAGAATAGAAGTTATCACCGTGATACGTCATCGTCAAGCATGGAGGGGCTCTGCTTGAGGCATCGTCGCCACTCGTTCAAGTGAGAGGCTTCAAGACCAAGTATAGGTCCCAAGCTCTCATCTTCCCACCTTTGAGACATGTGTGGGGTGGTCGAGGCCCTTGCTGTATTTTGGGGCACCGTATTAATGCTGCAGTGGTCACATTGGGTCAGATTGTTATGCCTTGAGCACAAGCCTACTACGCCCCTCTAGAGATCTTTGAATTAGCACCAACCCCAACTTTACAGACTCTAACGGCGAGAGGGAGAACTCAATGCTCAAAGCAACGAATTGCTCACATTGCAGAACAGAGCACTCGGCATTCAAAAGAAACATTAATCCTGTTCCAAGAAATTGGACACCCAGTCCAAGAGGCCATAGGAGACGCCGAGTTTCATGATGGCACTCGACTAAGCCTGTTCCTGCAGCCTGGGAAAACCTTAAGGCTGAAGTGATCTTGGCAGTCGGCCTGTCTCCGAGAGGTCGGCCTCTGATTTTACGATTAGTTGGCGGCGCTGCGGACAGTCCCGCCCCCCGGACTCCGTGAACCGGCCGAGGTGGTGTTGTGGGGAGCTTCGAAAGCCACGACCAATAGAAATACCGATGCCGGCCTTCGGGGAGTTTTCATTGGTTTTTTCCATCAACGCATGAAAGGCGCGCCTAATCCATGAAGCATCAAGTCGCAAATACACCGCTGCCAAGGCCCCCTGTCAGAAGGTTGGGGGCTGGGTTAAGCTTGGTCACCAATAATTCCACGATCCGCCGGCGGCCTATTCCCCGAATGAGCCTATTTGGGAGGTGGGCAGCGGTCTAGAATGGCTGCTCGAGTCAGTGAGCATACTTTCTTTAGCAACCTGTCAGCAGTTTTGGGTGTAAGCGAGGAAGCATGCTGTTTCAGTCCAAGCCCGCAAACTCCGACAGAAACAACCAATAAATTGTTTCGGGTGGCCTTTGATGGGAAACCTCAGAAAATGGACAGACTTTCTCTAGCGGCTATGATTTGATGGTTTGACTGTAAGTAGCAAAGGCCTGTCCAGTATGACAAAATATCTCAAGGCAATTATGTCAGAGTAACATGGTCATTCGCATATGCTATCCAACGAATATGTCGATTTATTGAAGAAAACGAAAAGGCAGCCACCATTTTCTTCTCTCAGTTCCACATGGCTCGTGACCCAAAATAGCATGTTTTAAAACCACTTTATAGAATACCACACTATCTCTCATATATGTCGTCCGTTAAGGTCACCCGGTCTGACATATATATAGTCTAAACGGGGGGCTCTCGAGCCATTTAGAGTATCTAGtagtgttagtatccctattacagggtagttagttcgaaccgtaattaacgaagagattaattaaattatataaatatctgcgtaataagtataaaaaggaggttctaactataagttaggctagctataataatcctaaataaggcccctaattagcccctatatagttaattatatactatagttaaattaaatttctaatttaatactaactttctctttttcttattaatttatttactatagttagaggtataattcgaccttaggtccgtttactaagtcgtttctttttaccccttttttttattctttttatataacctatttttttatttatatattaacttttttattacttataaattactctaaccccttattaagggttacttttataaaagcgttagcgaggttattattattattaatctaacggatcttaaatatctcgcgccttttatacgattacctaagggctataatattaattataagcctcttttttttttatccctaatttaataaagtatttatatagcgaataagaatctatataaataaccgttagaattaataaaaggctaagttaattagtaatcttttttagcgttattaaaattatataagaaaggtTAATGctgttaattatattataaacctctaacgttagtatatttcttattatttacttatttttagttaacgaatagtaaattatattattatatataataaattcgctcttatttatactctcgttagttagtataataatatattttaattacgaagtaaggtcgttattatttataaataacttattaataaagatatagagcttattaattataaggtcgattaggtaataaacgaggctttaattaaaattcgtttattattatttaagttatttattaaatacttcgacgtcttatttagttagatctatagcctatgctactctaatatagttaaaaatcgcctcgggctaatatatatttataatatatacccctcgtataagcttagccttatattacttcttaatattaattatatttagattaataaggttaatcttctcgccctaccccttttattaaaaaataacggtttcttttttaataataagaattttattattaaatactaagggggcgtttattataaagacctcttttagttttattataaagcccgctttttaaagctctttatgttctttttttataaagttaatattaaataggcttaatatatcgttagtttatattttaataattttaaattagttaccttagtacttagaaattagtaagtacaggtcgtacgtaaatataattattaattattaattaatataaaaatcgtagtatatagcttattaataagtacccgattttacgagcctatatagtagcttaagcactttaataatcgtactttctaagtacttactagctatttcttttagtaaataagctaggattttttttataagccctatagctaattaggtataagcctaggtaatattatagctctaaatcttatatccctttttttataataatattattaatactattattaattattaattatagcgctatataataagtaattatataagtagcgtcgctttcttaatattattatactcctatattatatacttaaacttctcgtacggttaaggtattcttttctttttaatcttacgaactattcgtaatttaaatatatagaggtttatatacttctctAAGTCGTaaaagataaattaatagacccctcgatcgtaaagagtatctattttaataaaatctaatcccttaaatagctttttagtagttataattacgctttctttacgtagtttaattactagctcaaaattagcttttttttttttatataaaaagtattaattacttcgttattaataataaattactatattaaggcTTACCGTTATATTTTTTCGTAACGactcgttagtaatattagtacccttttagtaatttcctcttctttattatttattaatattattataacgattttattaaagataatttcctatacttttattacgggttatatagtttcccttagctctttttctttttataaattaaaaattaccttattaaaatctatataatataatctaattactataattaatatttcgaggggctaattataattccttataactatataaaatcgctcgttaatagaaattaatttatatagcctagtttattattaagtaattttataatatacttatatatctaaatttaataatatatctaaattactccctatattaggcttattacttatagtaattacttcgttaacttacttttttatacttactttacgtagtacttatattactttttaactacttaagctcgttagcttatatttaataataataacgaggctaaggtcgttcttaaatatactctaaatattaatagcgttagtataaacctattaagctttataatattattatagtatttaagtactatttagaggtatttatcgttaataaaattaggattttcctttttaataattctaaataccctttttagctactaatataccctttttacttttttaatattataatacgctttaacgagtacgacttttagctatatactataggccgtcgcattttctctaaattttattaacttaaaactagtattagcgtcggttctaatactatttagcggtccttagtatatatcgatctatcccttttataaagctacttatactatttttatttataaatcctaaaagaattatcttatttaaaaagatatagctatattaattatatataggactagccgactatttaaataaaagatattaataacgatttcttaattaaaattaagcttattacgtaatttaaacttaaatttacgtaggctctgcgtatttatttagcactaatagtatacttttattaactattctagcgctcctattttaatattattattacttaattactttaggaggttatatagcctcgtaattaataagtacccgaatctttagtatagctatctaagctcactttttattaagtagttaattaacttcgtattattaataagctttatatagtggtttttttccggctttataagtataaaagatcgaccttaacgggatcacgcttttaagggaaattatataatatagtatactttttaactatataatacgcgtaatatatcctaagtacgcgcttaacgtaatataataattttaatacgaaaactactatttaattcgggataggtaagctaccctactacttattaacgataggctaagtaatatacttacgtagtagcgccggctaaaaaggttaatagtagaagtcggctataataattagctataatagttagaagcgGCTTTCCTTAACCataaaggttctaaactttaatagtaacatagaggtttttaaaaaaagggctaaataagctaatatctactacttagagctcgtaaagattctttttatctttattatttttaatatcgcctaaagctactttttatttaaactaaataaatctactaaacaaatttactaaacaaatttactaaacaaatttactaaacaaatctactaaataaatttactaaataaatttactaaataaacctattaatatataaactactacttagatagctagttaaataactaattaagaggttaactagttaaaatactacctcgataagaacctactctcttagtatatagttagtaattaataagctaaagatgcccgttaataagtctacccctctcgggctaagtGCCCTCGGTTAGCTCAACGCTATAACTATcgtagctaatataagtatgcctaaggattagtaaagtactttttaataatacggaatttagctaagtaatagtacgaatattataaatagccgggccgGTATAgacgttaagatttagtatatcgacgctaacttagttataataattataataaataggctagaggtatatagggttaaggTAATAAGCCGgcgctttaaatagctcttacgGGACCCCctgggtaataataatacttatataaaaaaataaattatactagACCTAGTTACTTACGtaggctaatattaagaggtcttatacgtattaaagtaaataaagctcgctttataagcgggtaataaaaagttaagagctattaataaaagggagataatagtcgagttagttaactattttagttagtaattaggtatagagcgtattatacttagttttccttaatacgtaatatacggtacggccccggcggattgctctatcggggggattaataagctttataaacgtatacccctattatcgttcgactattttaaaatacttactactaaagattttattcttcgtattattaaatataatacctagtcgatctatattttttaaatataagagaaatagggtattaataaataaaatataaaaagttatcgttctgaagtatatctctatttttattatacttagggtaacgatttctttacttaggctaaagctaatctttataatactcgctattaacgtattaagtattactaacgtaatcttttatagcgcttaaaattactttttttattattaactattataataccttagtatttaggataatcctatagaaattatctaagccgtactttttattcgtataaaatacttatataagcttattatttaaaagatctaaataatataaaaaggacccctctagctacccttaaatttacttaatattatattctttttctttaaatattaaaaaaaataacgtcttttctttaagtattaaaagaataggcttttattttattaaattcgcccttttagccgcctctatatccgttatttaaaggaccttttttattatttataaataaaagcctacttattaagagcttttactacactctatttatttagccttgtatattttttagaaactaacggggtaaaaaaaaagtaattaacgtcgttaatttcgttataatttaatttattaatatagggggcgAGATTTTCttcgttttttaaattttttataaggggcgGATATTctaagccgctactttagctattattactaagttctatacccccagatctatttttatatataataaagaattaattaaattaataagggctcgttttattatttattaccctcgatcttttatattatttatacgattttatacgctcttttttaaaatagttacttaattaatatttatcctttttataaatataatattactttttttattaccctattcgtaagttaagtctttatttatttaacaaatctaggcctctctattagtaattactatatttagcctcttttcctttcttattatatatctaattaacttaatattattaataagggccgttatatacttagaggtaggtttagtatagtattctcgctttaatattaaaactagatcttagccttaaataaagcgtctcgtagtttttaagtacttagtatagggttatttttacttttaatatacgctaaattataatatagagatatctaactttttacttattaattcccttatttagctaggtttttactagcttattaatttaattaataagctttttaaggatttttacttgcaatttaccctctattatcctaactataaatataaaaaaaatcgctcgtagcttaaataggagctttaggttcttattataagttttaaaacggcttcggattatgttaataatattaaaaaagtcgttttaatcgaaattacgtaccgctttataataataattagagactttatttataaaaataatattaattactaaataatattagtattccctaatcccgacctttttataataattataaaatattattaaggttttttataagaccttatacttccccctaaagtataatttcctttttaaaaaaatatttttaaggtttataaattacctcgtatttattattatatttttaatatttatatacgatccctgcgttactacgtattattaatagcttcgggtcgtttacctctttttatattaactaattagtaccgaattttatattaataataataacgaattatagatcgaaataagtaaaattattaattattatacttttagtactatattttatttttatatatccttttataataataaattactattaataattatagggaggaaatctacgtcggttactatttttttaaatttattaaagtaattatataccctatcgacttatacttagttttataatataaattccttttttataattattattattaggatttcgtatagttcttataattataactacgctaataataccccttatacgtagaggaatttattaactactttcgtaattcctaggcttatacttataaactattcgtttagctaataactaaggtcgtctataattttataaaataggggttacccctatagccccttttttttataaaccttaattaaatagattaatattatattaatttacttattattaagctaatttacgattttatatatttacgtcccttaatagtttaggttaatatttacttatttataaaggattaggatcctatttaaaatcgggttcctcccttttcttttttttttaacttattaaaagtcgtattctagcttatacttatattagtaattattgatatatttaattgtaataagaatatatttaatccgcatactagctataataaatccgtacttttactacttaataaatttattaaagtctaaaagatttttatttctttttactatctcgttactactctcgtttttattatctctaacgattattactacccttttaaattactaactatcgtacttattaagatcctcctttttatttaatataaaaaaagttagttttaatagttcttttttttaataatagtaatagacgtttatattattacaagaaaatataataattaattttaagatctttattaattactaatttctattattctatatacttctagctttttaagcctcgtactctctataatctctaaataaacttctttttttaacctattttttttagggtagtattctataagaatagttaaaaatagatactaggcggctcgtaaaagagctatataagctattaagtataattaataaagttaagccctcttttttataaaatcgtaaatattaaggacttattaaaaatacttatttattacttatacttagtaaaagtaaataccttaaagatctttttttatagctttttaatactttattttatattttttaaatagttttttttataacttaattataattaagtacttattgcttattaataatcctttctattacttaattaatttcttaagattaataatattatactaagagctagtataaaaagaagctttttaataa
The Colletotrichum lupini chromosome 6, complete sequence DNA segment above includes these coding regions:
- a CDS encoding FAD dependent oxidoreductase, which gives rise to MRSHLLSLCAFSATLISAAPSGLGCYDESAFKPEDIIQRDVLVIGGGATGTYAAVRLRDQNKTVAVVERADKLGGHVNTFRDTATGAPIDYGVQAFIQNDQTTQFFERFNVQLNASALSPFPSKIVDFKTGFVVPNATAVDPNTLVGPLANYLFATLNFDFLAEGAYDIPENVPEDLLLPFGQFVQKYNLTEVVQVVWIFAHGVGNLLETPTLYVLQNFGQPHLLGLSSGYLYAPGGNQQVYDKAGAFLGNDVLYSSTVVASKRSDDGVKAVVATSTGRKLIKAKKLLITIPPTIQNLAPFDLDDSETSVFNQWENVPYYVGVVSDSGLPDLTNFLNVDITAPDALPSKPFVWRLETVGVPGYQTVKVIGEADSTKAQGLVTDAVRKVGASSNSTSATGGEFAAWEEHSNLQLHVSTEAVKAGFYRDLYALQGKRSTYYTGNAWCSDYSPLLWQFTEKRILPSL